TATCCCACGCCATAGCTCCACCTAATCCTTTGGAAAGGACGTAGTTGCTCTTGGTGGTGAGCATGGGGATATCGTCGTAGCCGATCCAATTAACGACGTCGGTAGGCGACAGAGCGTACGGTCCAATGAACTGGTCCGGATCTTGAACAACTTGCCAGCCTTCGTTCTGAACAGCCTGGCAGATTTCAAAATAGCTTAAGTAACCCTCGTCCTCGGTAAAAGGACCTGGAGCGCCAACGCCAACGGCCGGAGCAGGTGGAGTCGTTACTGCTGATGCGAGCTTCCAGCTGCGTCCGTACAGCGGCATACCAAGGTTGATTTTAGAAGCGGACAATCCGTTGGTAATCCAGTGATGGACGCTGGATTCTACGTTGTAGTCAATCGTTTCAAACGATCGTTTACGCAGAGGAGCGTGATGGTCAGCCATGTCCGGCTCCCATCCTTCCCATCCTACGTGCATATCGAAAGTCATCAAATTAATGAAATCAGCTGTTGTTTCGAGAGCTGGGATGTCGTAGCCTGTTCCAATAATTAGAAGACATGAGACAATCAGTTGGAAGAATAGTGATGGATATTATTTGGTGTACCAAGATCGGTGGTTATAGGAGCAACGGCAGCGCTAAGGATGTAATTGAACGGAGCGAACGCATCTTTCAAAGCAACCATGAGGTTGATGAATCCGGTCTTGTCGGCATCGGACTTGGGGTACTCCCAGTCCATGTCGAGCCCGTCAAACCCATATTCTTTTAAAAGGCTGACGACTGAGCCGACAAAAACGTCGATATTCTCTCTACTTGCTACTAGTTGAGAATACTTATCATTGATATTGGAGTCGTCCACTCCGCCAACGGCCAACATGGTCTTCAGACTTGGGTTCTGGCTTTTCAAGCCGGTGAATTTACGATAGAATTCTTGATCGATGTCTACGGCTGGATTGTTGGGTTTGATCTTGAACGTGGTCTCGTCGAGGTCAGCGAAAGCGTAGACCAGATGAGTGCAGAGTTTAGTGTCAATGTTATCGACACCAAACTGCCAAGGTTCTGTCAAATTGTATCAAATAAGTACGGCacaataaaaagagaaatacaGCGTAGAATTAAATTACCTTGACGTTCAGTAGCCCAGTTGGggaaataacaaataaaacgACCTGCCGCGACGTACGGAAAGACGCAAGCAGCGAAGACAGTTGCTAGTAAAAGCAATCTCATTTTGTTTACTTGACCGTAACTTAAAGAACAAGAAACGTTTTAAGGAGCTTTAGTCTCAAGAATTATGTGTGAGTGACTGTAGCAACATTCTAAATATTGTTGCAATCTGCTCAGCCGACGAGCGGATTCGACTAACCAGATTGTTTAAATTACACGAATAAATAAGTAAACGACAAATGAATTAGGGTTCTTACACGAATATATTAAACACGAGAAACACAATGCACGCGAAGGAGCCAGGTGTTGGCCAAAGCTCTCTCTTAAACTTGCTTACGACAGTAAGACTTACGGAGACACACTTGTCTCGACTGCTACGCCAGGTCTAACTGTCCTACTCGTGCGCCGGCCGGCTTACGTCACAGTCACGCCAACTGACGGTCACAAGGGACAATCACAAGGGCCCTCAGGGCACCCAAACAATACAGAAAGGGACTCATAGGTGGAGTAAGGAGACAGACGGGGCCGTCTGCAACATTCGGCCCTTCCTGACTCGATTTGACACAAATATTCAAATAGGACAACAAAACTATTTACAAAAGACACACACGCAATTTGTCAAatcgaaacaaacaaataaatagtCAATACGAGATTGGGGACCTTAAGTCTAACCTTTCCATTCCCCTACTTCTATCtcacccaaaaaaaataaataaataaatacaaaaaaaaaaaaaactaaacttaTGGAGATGGATGGGGGTGGGAATAGACGGGCAAAAGCTATTAagctaacaaacaaaaaacaaaaacaaaaaaaacaaaaaaaacaacaacaacaaaaaaaaattatggcaaagccaagaaaacaaatacgAAATGCTTCAGGGttattttacaaaatttttcaaCCAACTAGGGGGTACTATTGTCCTTCCAGCTCTCGTTTTCGTTGGAGGGGGAGGAGCCACGACTTCATTCGGCGGATCGATTGGTGAAATGGCGAGTGATGGTGCCACCACATTATCTTCCTCATCCGCTTGCTGGACCAAGCTTTCATCTGGATCGT
This genomic stretch from Daphnia magna isolate NIES linkage group LG10, ASM2063170v1.1, whole genome shotgun sequence harbors:
- the LOC116931989 gene encoding chitotriosidase-1, encoding MRLLLLATVFAACVFPYVAAGRFICYFPNWATERQEPWQFGVDNIDTKLCTHLVYAFADLDETTFKIKPNNPAVDIDQEFYRKFTGLKSQNPSLKTMLAVGGVDDSNINDKYSQLVASRENIDVFVGSVVSLLKEYGFDGLDMDWEYPKSDADKTGFINLMVALKDAFAPFNYILSAAVAPITTDLGYDIPALETTADFINLMTFDMHVGWEGWEPDMADHHAPLRKRSFETIDYNVESSVHHWITNGLSASKINLGMPLYGRSWKLASAVTTPPAPAVGVGAPGPFTEDEGYLSYFEICQAVQNEGWQVVQDPDQFIGPYALSPTDVVNWIGYDDIPMLTTKSNYVLSKGLGGAMAWDISSDDYRGACGAGMNPLLTAISRIVVA